From a region of the Myxococcus stipitatus genome:
- a CDS encoding beta-ketoacyl synthase chain length factor, producing the protein MVFSVHHWAAWAPGLVGHDAWTSWLTQPHPLPSEGTPPLTELPAMMRRRVDRLGRIALQAAYTCQRDLPPCPGVFASRYGEIGRSVELLETLARGEPLSPTSFSVSVHNAMGALFSIARGDTTAYSAVAAGAETVEAAFVEACGLLADGAPEVQVVVYDEPLPPPFEPFTEHPMVPHAWACRVRDAGDAPGITLTCHGAEGDAEAGAPLEDDLAVLRFLVGDAARFDHSVGPRVWRWRRDV; encoded by the coding sequence ATGGTCTTTTCCGTCCACCACTGGGCCGCGTGGGCACCTGGACTCGTCGGGCATGACGCCTGGACGTCCTGGCTGACCCAACCCCATCCGCTGCCGTCCGAGGGCACCCCGCCCCTGACGGAGCTGCCGGCGATGATGCGCCGGCGCGTGGACCGACTCGGCCGGATCGCCCTGCAGGCCGCGTATACCTGCCAGCGGGACCTGCCCCCCTGTCCGGGGGTGTTCGCGTCCCGCTACGGAGAAATCGGTCGATCCGTGGAACTCCTGGAGACACTCGCGCGCGGCGAGCCGCTGTCGCCCACGTCGTTCAGCGTGTCGGTGCACAACGCGATGGGGGCGCTGTTCTCCATCGCCCGGGGGGACACCACGGCGTACAGCGCGGTGGCGGCGGGCGCGGAGACGGTGGAGGCGGCCTTCGTGGAGGCCTGTGGCCTGCTCGCGGACGGCGCGCCGGAGGTCCAGGTGGTCGTCTACGACGAGCCCCTGCCCCCGCCCTTCGAGCCCTTCACCGAGCACCCCATGGTGCCCCACGCGTGGGCCTGCCGCGTGCGGGACGCGGGGGACGCGCCCGGCATCACCCTCACCTGCCACGGGGCGGAAGGGGACGCGGAGGCGGGAGCGCCGCTGGAGGACGACCTCGCGGTGCTGCGCTTCCTCGTGGGCGACGCGGCGCGCTTCGACCACTCCGTCGGCCCCCGAGTCTGGCGGTGGCGACGCGATGTTTGA
- a CDS encoding four-helix bundle copper-binding protein — protein MAQMESQRFSLQPFVPAMGDQLTEEMRACISQCMSCSAICTQAMTYCLRKGGRFAGMELIRMLEDCSRMCATSAGFLLRGSPLHVRTCGVCAEVCERCAVECERMGDDPAMKACADACRRCAESCRRMSASA, from the coding sequence ATGGCGCAGATGGAATCGCAGCGGTTCTCGCTCCAGCCCTTCGTCCCGGCGATGGGGGATCAGCTCACCGAGGAGATGCGGGCCTGCATCTCCCAATGCATGTCCTGTTCGGCCATCTGCACCCAGGCGATGACGTACTGCCTGCGCAAGGGGGGCCGGTTCGCGGGCATGGAGCTCATCCGCATGCTGGAGGACTGCTCACGCATGTGCGCGACGAGCGCGGGCTTCCTGCTGCGCGGCTCGCCCCTGCACGTGCGCACCTGCGGCGTCTGCGCGGAGGTCTGCGAGCGGTGCGCCGTCGAGTGCGAGCGCATGGGGGATGACCCGGCGATGAAGGCCTGCGCCGACGCGTGTCGGCGCTGCGCCGAGTCCTGCCGGAGGATGAGCGCGAGCGCCTGA
- a CDS encoding GNAT family N-acetyltransferase — protein MSPAYEVGAARDRADLEQILSLQRENLKQALSADEMRAQGFVTVEHDLAALERMHALGPSVVARHGGQVVAYALTMPRECRDLMPVLVPMFDLLDRLEYQGRPMKDVPFYVMGQVCVGKAHRGQGLFDQLYAVHRELYRERYALLVTEIATRNLRSMRAHARVGFQVLHTYRDATDEWAVVGWDWSAPASK, from the coding sequence ATGAGCCCTGCGTACGAAGTGGGGGCCGCGCGCGACCGCGCGGACCTCGAGCAGATCCTCTCCCTGCAGCGGGAGAACCTGAAGCAGGCCCTGTCCGCGGACGAGATGCGCGCCCAGGGCTTCGTCACGGTGGAGCACGACCTGGCCGCGCTGGAGCGCATGCACGCGCTGGGGCCCAGCGTCGTCGCGCGCCACGGAGGCCAGGTGGTGGCCTACGCCCTGACGATGCCGCGCGAGTGCCGGGACCTGATGCCCGTGCTCGTGCCCATGTTCGACCTGCTGGACCGGCTCGAGTACCAGGGCCGCCCCATGAAGGACGTCCCCTTCTACGTCATGGGGCAGGTGTGCGTGGGCAAGGCGCACCGCGGGCAGGGGCTGTTCGACCAGCTCTACGCGGTGCACCGTGAGCTGTACCGCGAGCGCTACGCGCTGCTCGTCACGGAGATCGCCACCCGCAACCTGCGCTCGATGCGCGCCCACGCGAGGGTGGGGTTCCAGGTGCTGCACACCTACCGCGACGCCACCGACGAGTGGGCCGTGGTGGGCTGGGATTGGAGCGCGCCCGCCTCCAAGTGA
- a CDS encoding tetratricopeptide repeat protein, with protein sequence MEPEAASSLKQHLEACEVCRSLVAEAAAPRPAGQVDKSAALPPSTVGAHTPWLERGTVLGRYMVLERIGSGGMGVVHAAYDPELDRRVALKLIRVDTLKPARQEQAQARLLREAQATARVIHPNVITIHDVGRFGEHVFLAMELVDGTTLRSHIRKRRGRRDWRETLGLYLQAGRGLAAAHAQGLVHRDFKPDNALVGRDGRVRITDFGLARIVQGIDDAPEPDTESPATTSLRSEWLTRSDILLGTPAYMAPEQKRGVPSDARSDQYSYCVALYEALYGRRPFTGADATAPASDAAATRPPKDSDVPAWIHKALLQGLAENPDERHASMDALLTRLSERAGRRPRRVALAASAALILILGGAALQSSTSGDPCAGTAQSLAGVWDPARKEAVRALFAASPLPYARGTWSEVERTLDAYSSAWVDESHQACVAARVQGQQTERLFERRVICLDQRLKDLRALVDTLAGADGQVIENAVRATRGLESLAPCANLSALAAPEPPAADEATRRKLDALSLERARVKALINSGKVAPALELATQVARQAHEVGYGPDESEALYLLAWAQQHNYKHAEAIKTLHASIQAAEASRHDRQAAQSWAMMVRALGFVGKEVDPDEEAARYAAAALKRLGGDARLEAMLARNLVTLYRTRRRPHEALAQSLVALEMTRKLYSADDPDLGTALLSVGQAYGSVGRPEDGVSYLREAQAVFRKSLGPEHPNLAAVLDNIAVHEVRLGEFEAALKHAGEALDIYAHNMGPEHISTASTRHNLAGFLLEVGRARESLESYSLAARIREKALGAESPKVASSMTGMARALARLGRFPEALALHERALATREKAMGPDHAQVAFDLMAQAETLLAMNEPKRARPALERALVIYERQPVGADDGDLAETRFHLARALEADPASAARAQQLVLTAREHFRRFPKANASRLDQIERWLAARTIATAQ encoded by the coding sequence GTGGAGCCGGAGGCGGCCTCGTCGCTGAAGCAGCACCTGGAGGCGTGCGAGGTCTGTCGGAGCCTCGTGGCCGAGGCGGCCGCGCCGAGGCCCGCGGGGCAAGTGGACAAATCCGCCGCGCTCCCTCCATCCACGGTGGGGGCCCACACGCCCTGGCTGGAGCGCGGCACGGTGCTGGGGCGATACATGGTGCTCGAGCGCATCGGCTCGGGCGGCATGGGCGTCGTGCATGCCGCGTATGACCCGGAGCTGGACCGGCGCGTCGCGCTCAAGCTCATCCGCGTCGACACGTTGAAGCCCGCGCGCCAGGAACAGGCCCAGGCCCGCCTCCTGCGCGAGGCCCAGGCCACCGCCCGCGTCATCCACCCCAACGTCATCACCATCCACGACGTGGGGCGCTTCGGCGAGCACGTGTTCCTCGCCATGGAGCTGGTGGACGGCACCACGCTGCGCTCGCACATCCGCAAGCGGCGCGGGCGACGCGACTGGCGCGAGACGCTGGGGCTCTACCTCCAGGCGGGCCGCGGGCTGGCGGCGGCGCACGCCCAGGGGCTCGTCCACCGGGACTTCAAGCCCGACAACGCCCTGGTGGGCCGCGACGGGCGCGTGCGCATCACCGACTTCGGGCTGGCGCGCATCGTCCAGGGCATCGACGACGCGCCCGAGCCCGACACGGAATCCCCCGCCACGACGTCGCTGCGCAGCGAGTGGCTCACGCGCTCCGACATCCTGCTGGGCACCCCCGCGTACATGGCCCCCGAGCAGAAGCGGGGCGTGCCCTCCGACGCCCGCAGCGACCAGTACAGCTACTGCGTCGCGCTCTACGAGGCCCTCTACGGCCGGCGCCCCTTCACCGGCGCGGACGCCACGGCCCCCGCGAGCGACGCCGCCGCGACGCGCCCGCCCAAGGACTCCGACGTCCCCGCGTGGATCCACAAGGCCCTCCTCCAGGGGCTCGCGGAGAACCCCGACGAGCGCCACGCCTCCATGGACGCGCTGCTCACGCGCCTCAGCGAGAGGGCCGGCAGGCGCCCGCGCCGCGTGGCGCTCGCGGCGAGCGCGGCCCTGATCCTCATCCTCGGGGGCGCGGCCCTCCAGAGCTCGACCTCCGGAGACCCGTGCGCGGGCACCGCGCAATCCCTCGCCGGAGTCTGGGACCCGGCCCGGAAGGAGGCGGTGCGCGCCCTCTTCGCCGCCAGTCCCCTGCCCTACGCCCGGGGCACCTGGAGCGAGGTGGAGCGCACGCTGGATGCCTATTCCTCCGCCTGGGTGGACGAGAGCCATCAGGCCTGCGTCGCCGCCCGCGTCCAGGGGCAGCAGACGGAGCGGCTGTTCGAACGACGCGTCATCTGCCTGGACCAGCGCCTCAAGGACCTGCGCGCCCTGGTGGACACGCTGGCGGGAGCCGACGGCCAGGTCATCGAGAACGCGGTGCGCGCGACGCGCGGCCTGGAGAGCCTGGCCCCCTGCGCGAACCTCTCCGCCCTCGCCGCCCCGGAGCCGCCGGCGGCGGACGAGGCGACGCGGCGGAAGCTGGATGCCTTGAGCCTGGAGCGCGCCCGGGTGAAGGCGCTCATCAACAGCGGGAAGGTGGCGCCGGCTCTCGAACTGGCCACCCAGGTGGCCCGCCAGGCCCACGAGGTGGGCTACGGCCCCGACGAATCCGAGGCCCTGTACCTGCTCGCGTGGGCCCAGCAGCACAACTACAAGCACGCCGAAGCCATCAAGACGCTGCACGCCTCCATCCAGGCGGCGGAGGCCAGCCGGCACGACCGTCAGGCGGCCCAGAGCTGGGCGATGATGGTCCGCGCGCTGGGCTTCGTGGGCAAGGAGGTGGACCCCGACGAGGAGGCGGCCCGCTACGCGGCGGCGGCCCTCAAGCGCCTGGGCGGCGATGCCCGGCTGGAGGCGATGCTGGCCCGCAACCTCGTCACCCTGTACCGCACGCGAAGGCGCCCCCACGAGGCGCTCGCCCAGAGCCTCGTCGCCCTGGAGATGACGCGCAAGCTCTACTCCGCCGACGACCCGGACCTGGGCACGGCCCTGCTGAGCGTGGGCCAGGCCTATGGCAGCGTCGGTCGCCCGGAGGACGGCGTGTCGTACCTGCGGGAGGCCCAGGCCGTGTTCCGCAAGAGCCTGGGGCCGGAGCATCCGAACCTGGCCGCCGTGCTGGACAACATCGCCGTCCACGAGGTGCGGCTGGGGGAGTTCGAGGCCGCCCTGAAGCACGCGGGCGAGGCCCTGGACATCTACGCCCACAACATGGGCCCCGAGCACATCTCCACCGCCAGCACCCGGCACAACCTGGCGGGGTTCCTCCTGGAGGTCGGCCGCGCTCGCGAGTCCCTCGAGAGCTACTCGCTCGCGGCCCGCATCCGCGAGAAGGCCCTGGGCGCCGAATCCCCCAAGGTCGCCTCGTCGATGACGGGCATGGCGCGCGCGCTCGCCCGGCTGGGCCGCTTCCCGGAGGCGCTCGCGCTGCACGAGCGCGCCCTGGCCACGCGGGAGAAGGCCATGGGCCCCGACCACGCCCAGGTCGCCTTCGACTTGATGGCCCAGGCGGAGACGCTCCTCGCCATGAACGAGCCCAAGCGGGCGCGGCCCGCCCTGGAGCGCGCCCTGGTCATCTACGAACGGCAGCCCGTGGGCGCCGACGACGGGGACCTCGCGGAGACCCGCTTCCACCTCGCCCGGGCCCTGGAGGCGGACCCCGCCTCCGCGGCGCGCGCGCAGCAGCTGGTGCTGACCGCGCGGGAGCACTTCCGGAGGTTCCCCAAGGCCAACGCCAGCAGGCTGGATCAAATCGAGCGCTGGCTGGCGGCGCGCACCATCGCCACGGCCCAATGA